The genomic DNA GGGATGGTTTGGAATTCAGCGTTTCTCTCATATGCTTCCAATTGAAATGTATGGCTATAGGGATGGATCTCTGTGTGTAATTGTGGGTTATACCCTTTAGGAAGCTCTATTGTTGTGCAATATAATTATTTTAAGAAGGACTGCCTTTGTTGTTAGGGAGTTCATTTGGCTTTTGTAGTTATAAGAAAGAATTGATGGCATCTCTCCCATGTGAGCAGCCATATGCAGTGTTGTATTTTTACCACaagagggggaggtgtgatgcTTGGTACAGACAGAAGCAACTGGCTTGAAGGGTAGTTTGACCAAATGACatatgttgttgtagtagtatggAGGTAATTTTTGTTTGTAATGCCATTTGGGGTATGCCAACGAGGGTACCACCACTCTGTTTTTGGACAATGCCACCAATAAGCTGTAGCAAGGTAAACAAACCCACATTCTGGGTTGCAGACACTAGCTCCATAGAATACCTTTTAATGTAGGTATCCATCAAATTAGAATAagttgtaatttgggtgaaccaTTTCTTTAAAGCAGAGGAAAAACATGACGCTCTTGTTGAATTAAATTGTGTGTTATAGTTAGTGGTATGTGTTGATTATGAAGCATTGCACTTGTCATCTACAAATCCATTTCTCATTTTACAAGTAAACCTTTTTTAGTCTAGTCTTCATTTAATCAGTTTGGGTCTAATTCATTTAAATTCAATATCATGCCAAAACATAACTAAATATGACATGcatttaaaacaaaatatattcaGTTTTACAACATCACTTCTGATTTTTGCTGGAATTTAAATACTTTGTATATTTTCTACGTGAAATAAGTATTTATATGCTCCTCTATTCTCTATTGATGCTGACACGGTACATATTTTTGTAAACAAAATGATGGATGATTTGTATAAATAAAGCTATATTTTGTATGTACTTTCCTTTGTTCTTGTTAAATGTAATATTTATCTTATTAAATAATCAGGTTGGTTTTCCCATGTAGGATGCAAGTAAGCATGACTGGTCACACTGGGCTACTAAGTAGATGAGTCCAATAGAACTTATAGCACACAGCTCTTCAGTCATTGGGCTACTAAGTAGATGAGTCCAATACAATTGTGTAACACACAGCCCTTCAGTCAAAAACATATTCCTCTCAACATTGACAGGAAGTGCCTCCTCTGAGTAATGAGAAGGAGCCATGTCTTTAGAGTTGAGGATAAGGGAAGTGTAGGCCAGGCTGAGAGaggcgtgtgtgtctgtcttgtgTAACCAGGTGGAGCAACACTAAGCCACTTCCTGTACGCTAAGGCGAGGAGCCGCCAGCGAGTCGAGGCATCACTCCGCCTCAAGCAGCTGCTGTAGGaggacaacaccaccccaacacagagagagagagagacaggagaacgAGAGGTTGCCCACAAAACCCATCTTTGGAGGGCCATCATCCCCCAAGGCCCAGGAAGACAGCAGAGAGGAGTGTGGGACGGTTTCTAAGAGAAGGGGCTCGACCGCACCCATCCAGAGAGGAGCGATGGACCCTCGGAAGTGGACGGGAGGCCTGCTGGTCCTGTCTACTGCACTACCCTATGTCGGTAAGACCCCTCCAAACCCTGTTTCTCTTTGACAGGGGTCAGGGATGAGCACAGGTGCAATCGGTGCTCAACCATCCGAAGCCTCCATCAACCTGGTATCATcaaagagctggtgtaactccGTAGTATTTAGCTGAAAGTCTAGTTTACTCATTATAGACCATTATACAGCTGTACAGGCACCCACTCAAATTGAGTCGTACTACCTATGATGCCTGCATGGTGCTTTGAATCCTGGCTGGGTAAAACATGGCTCACTCATGGTGGTGTCCTCTGTTTCTCAACAAGAGGCGGCCATCTTTGATGAAGCAGGAAAAGATAAATGAGGGAGAGCAAAACACAGCGCTGTAGTCATATAGAGGGTTTAATAAACACAAGAGTTCCAGATTATCACACAGGTGTTTAGAACCAGGGCATATTGTTAGAAGAAATGCTAACTTGACCCATATTTAACTTCTTGGCACTGAATGAAGGGACTTTTTACTACCACATTTACTACTCTCTCCATCGTGTCAATGCCCTCACGTTGGTTTGGATTGGCTTTCAAATGTTACGTtactgtgaagtgtgtgtgtgtgtgtgatctgtatTGTACACAAGTGAACAGACGGACAGAGACCCGGCTCTGACTGTGAGTTGGGTTTTGATCATGTGGAGAATACAGAGGTGTCTGCTGTCTCCTTCCACTCTGATTGTTGTGTTCTCTCATCAAAGGGGACAggttgaaatattttttttaaacaagacaATTTAAAACATCTACCTAGATTTGTTAATTCCAGTAAAATTATCATATTCTTGTTCCCTGTTCCAACAGTCATTCTCAAACCCTCACTGTCAGTGGAAGTTACGGTATTGTTGTGTTTAAGAAATAAGGCCTGAAGAGAGTGtagtgtatggccaatataccatggttcAGGGTTGTTCGTTCgcacgacgcaacgcagagtgcctggataaagCCCTTATCCGtggcatattggccatataccacaaaccccagaggtacCTTATTGCTGGTATAAACTGGTTAGACATGTAATTAGAACAGTCAAAATAAATGTttcgtcatacccgtggtatacggtatcaaataccacggctttcagccaatctgTATTCAGGGCTCgatccacccagtttataatatagtgCAAAGTATGTGGTGCATTACTCTCAATCAATAATATGATTATATTGAAATTAGGGATAGTCTATCTGGACAAATACTGTTTTCATTGTGAGTAGCTATATACCTTACCATTACCTTGTCATTATCACTTAGCTCCGTGTAATGTTCTAGCAGAAAGGGTAATGTAATCCTAGAACACAACCAGTGAAATAAAGGTTATGGTAAGGTttagaaaaggaggagagagagcatcaTGATTTTACTTTTtcaactttttttttctctctcaaaaaCAGAGAATGAGGGGTCGCTTGAAGAATATCTAATGCAGAAATATATTTTGGATTGGTTCACGCTAACAACTAAATTGCTAATGATTACTTcatttaaaaatatttatttcataATTGTAACTTTCTGATTTTGCAGAGGCAGTGTCGGCGACTTAGGCtagtctacagtatgtgtgactGTTCGTGTGAGCGCTCGGGCCCCGTTGTCAaccaatttgtatttattagagatcccccattagctgctgccattagctactcttcctggggtccaaacacattaagacacttacattacacataaaacaaaagataaaacagtacatcatataacattattacaccaatacatatttacaatacaaaatgtataataccaccatattactgtgtgtgtgtgtgtgtggtgtgcgttcGTATGCGTGTGAATGACGGTCAATGGTCAACTCTTTATTTAGATAAGCAATTTAAAAATCTGGAAAGGTTTATGGTTACTGTACTATGTGTTTAAATAATGGTGGGTTCTTTTGGACAATATACAAGTGTCCTATTCGGACGGTAAAGATGTATAGATTACGATATACTGCCTTACTGGACAAGTCCTCTTACACGCTTATTAGAGAACGTGTCAGTGTTGTCAATAGCTTCTCCACTTTGCGCTTTATGATTTGCTCATTGTGTTTGCATTAGAGAAACAATCAATGTATTTCCACCTCTCCATTTCATTTTCAGTCAGCGGTTCTCTCCTTTCTGCCAGTTGGCTGTGCCATTTTGGGGAAGCTTTGTTTTTGAACCCGTCATAGAACAGTGTTTGGTGTGAGATACATTACTGTAACCATGACAAGGTTGGGGTTCTCTCTCACTCATATCCCACTGAGACAGAGAACCATGTAGGAGGGCCTTCTGTTTCCGCTCTCAACAACAGCGTTTGAAAGCTGATACTACCAGTTACACTATTAACTAATTAAATGACAAAGGCAGGTCCATAAAATCTGAAATGACATGTAGTGATATTTATTTAATCACAGTGAGCAACTTTTGGGGTTTAAGATGCAGTTTATGTAAAATTACTAATGTGTTGATTTGCAgaatttgtatttaaaaaaatgcaatGGTCTATTCAAAATGTTTTAATGCAATTCATCCAGCTAAATTGCACCCTTAATATTGGCCTGCGTGTTAAACTAAACGATGCTGTCATTGCTCAACAGGCTCTAAAGACTGATCAACAATCTCTGAAaaagaaacatgtttttttttactactCAAATCATCTGCTTATGTAATTGAAACATAAACAGTCTGTCTTCAGAGGCAAAAGCTGAATGGAAATGTCTTCACGTCTTCAAAAAGAGTTTTCCGTGGGTGAAATCACATCACTCAATGACGGTACATCAAAGTTGCTGAGTGTCACTTTTTTTAAACAAGGATTTTAACACACCtacttgtttctctctttccaacAAACTTCTACCGAGAAATGATAGATGTTGATGTCACCACACTGCAAAATAATCTATCAAAACAAAGATTTCAGTCAGTTTCCTTTTAGGAGACCAGTAGATCGGTGGTATGTTCCATCAACACGGTCACTGGCAGTACATGGCGCTAAAGTTGGCAATAAAAGACCTCAGCAGCAAACTCTTTAACAACAATTAAAAAGCTTGTAACCTTTGACCTTTACATTCAAATTGTCACCGTTTACCTGTGGCCACTGCACTGGTCAGGCCTGAGATGGACTAGACTGAGGCTACTATTCAATCAAACACACAATCCTTGTTTTATGGGTGGGCTATTTCAAAATGAACTCTTCCCCTTGCTGTAATAATCAATGTTGGATTCACATACTCAGTGAAAAACAGGCTAGGTTCCCACACAACGTAGACAAATTCCAATATTTCtgtttaaaatattttttcttgcaaATTCACATGCATACATTCACACACTCAAAATTGTGCAATATGTTATACAACTGGACTCTGTAGCGTCTCAGGGTTTGAGACACGAACTCTGACcgcaatgcagagagagagagacagatatgttcTTGTAGCGATGCAGCTGTTTCTTAAAAATAGTTATTAGGAAACAACCTGCGGAGCTCATGTCAGGTCTGATACACCCGCCCCCCACCACACAACCTACAGagctcatcatgtcaggtctgatACACCCGCCCCCCCACCACCCGTATCCATGCCCCCCCCCAGCCTCTCACTGACAGCTTCACACTCAAAGCTTCCTGTGTCAGATAATATCACTTCACGATGATCTGCGATCTAGGACTTGACCGTAATCATACCTCACGTTTCATGGTGCTGGGGTTAATCACATTACATTTAATTTCCTGTCAGTAGGCCTCTTACAGGACATGTGGTTTCTCCATAGCCCTGTAGTTCAGTTTGGAGTGTGGGTGTACTTGACCCTAACTTAACGTGCACAACATGTAATCAGGGTTAACCTTCACTAGAACTTGTTCACATGTAAATGTGTTGCACAGTGGAAGTATTGCACAATATGGTGCTATAAAGCATCACATTTGAGTATGAAGTGATGAAGAACGCAGATCCATTTTTTTTATGTCAACGTTAACGTGATGAACTATCTGGAGCAAGTACTTTGAAGTGGAGACAAAGTATTGCTGTTCCTGCCACATGTGTTTGGCCCTTTCTGCAGAGGCCCCTGAGGAGGCTTTAACCACACTAAGGTTTACCTGTGGTGGGAAGGGACTGTCTGTGAGGCGACCACAGCCACGATCATGGCAGTGCTAGTGATAGTGGAAACGTCTCCTTCCTAGGTCAAAAGACAAAAAGTTACTGAAAACAAATCGATTGTTTACTGAATGACCTCATTGTAAATGTTGTTTTGTGGTATGTACACATTAAAAGGTGCTACAAACACAGAACAAAGGCTGTTCATTTAGTCAATCACTCACTCAATGTCCAATTCCGCTCAGTAAACTGTAGGCCATCTGTCGTTAAACATCAGAATCATCTTTTATTCCTACACATGCCCAGAATATGACTTGGTGCTGCTAGCAATTAACAATATAGGGAGAGAAACAGAATTTACACAAACTGCTCTAATCATTCAGATTCGCTTTAGCCAACATCTGCACAGCGGTCGTTTCGGCGGTGCCGGAGGTAGGACTGCGTTAgaagctgtcaaatccacaagcagctcctggcattatacctaaagcggacattgccattggctgcacggagTGGCATGaacagaaatcccatgcagccttgtttctaagtcagaacagtggaatgtgagatgtgatctacacctccattatgaTGATAGAAACTATTTGGTTGAATGTTTTTCAATGTGAGCGTCATTATTTCTATACAGCCTCCACTTTCTCCTTCTGAACTTCTAACGCCAGTGGGACagtgtggcttcgtgacaatgatcGCAAGAGCAGCTGCTCGCCGATTTGCGCTAGCGCAGTTCCACCTCCTTCGACAACGGCAAAACATCCGCTATGCGGGTGTCTGCTATCGCCAGTTAACCCTTGATCTGATTGAAGCCAGAGTTTACATACATTATACAAAAAAGTCAAGTGAATACAGTTGATGCGGTGTGCAACGCTGTGCACCGTGCCTCAGTCTCTACcgtttacactgagtgtacaaaacattaggaacacctgctctttccatgacagactgaccaggtgaagctgggatcccttattgatgtcaccagttaaatccacttcaatcagtgtagatgaaggggaggagacaggttaaagaaggatttttaagccttgagagaattgagacatggattgtgtctgtgtgccattcagaatgtgaatgggcaagacaaaacagtTAAGtggctttgaacggggtatggtagtaggtgccaggagcaccggtttgtgtcaagaacttcaacgctgctgggtttttcatgctcaacagtttaccgtgtgtatcaagaatggagtcaacatgggccagcacccctgtggaacactttcgacatgCCCCAAcgatttgaggctgttctgagagcaaaatgTGGTGCAATTCAATATTGGGAAGGTGTTTCTAatatttgtacactcagtgtatattatgtTGACCTAAGACTGCAGGAACAATCCCACACAGGACCTGTAGGACTTTGTTTTAAGGGTCAGGGTGCAACTTTATGCTTCTGATTCCACACTTTCAACAGCTCTGCCTCCGTCCCACATTCAACAGCTCTGCCTCCGTCACACTTTCAACAGCTCTGCCTCTGTCTCACTTTCAATAGCTCTGCCTCCGTCCCACTTTCAACAGCTCTGCCTCCGTCCCACTTTCAATAGCTCTGCCTCCGTCACACTTTCAACAGCTCTGCCTCCGTCCCACTTTCTGAGGGTAAACGACAGAACAGACAAACGGTCAGGGAGGATgaaggaaatacattttaaatggaaaTAACTTTGACATTGTGATGCTGTAGTCTTTACACAGAGCAGACCTCAATGAAACAATTCACAAATGACCATACAATCTAGCTGTGTTCTATAGCTGTTGCTGTAGGTTTTATTATTTGCAcaattaattaaatacattttttggatTCTGAAAGGCAAGTAAAACCAGCCGAATGTTCAATTCTGAACTCAATCATCAAGCTGCAAACATTTTGAATTGAGTATATATTTTAGTCTCCTTGGATAAACGCATTCACCAAATGACTACATTATTACTTGATTAGACTAAGAAAGCATTTCCTGTTGTAGTGTTTCGATGAGGCCCCTCTTACAAGGTCCTAACAGGGTCGTCTTCATTAGCGCACAccttagcaaaacattttgcaacaggaAACGAAAACAAATGTTAATTATAGGACAATTTCAGGTGGCCCCTCCGTGTTTGTCTGTTTTCTTCCGTCCAGGtacctaatgaatacgacccagcaCCAGTCTGCTACTGGAGCCCTGACCCTGTCTTCTATGAGTCACATCCTGTGTTCTGCCATGGCTTTTAGTGCAGGTGACATGAGGCGAAGAACCATTTTCTTTTAGGCTGGTTCAACAACCCTGGTGGTACAGTGCTGCTAATGCAGCCGGACAAGTGCACCAGACCacatatcctccctctctcattcactgactgacacatgtagactactgcatatccttcctctctcattcactgactgacacatgtagactactgcacagcctcctctctcatccactgactgacacatgtagactactgcatatcctccccctctcattcactgactgacacatgtagactactgcatatcctccctctctcattcactgactgacacatgtagactactgcatatcctccctctctcattcagtgactgacacatgtagactactgctcagcctcctctctcattcactgactgacacatgtagactactgcATATCCTCACTCTCTCATTCctgactgacacatgtagactactgcgtatcctccctctctcattcactgactgacacatgtagactactgcacagcctcctctctcattcactgactgacacatgtagactactgctcagcctcctctctcattcactgactgacacatgtagactactgcatatcctccctctctcattcactgactgacacatgtagactactgcacagcctcctctctcattcactgactgacacatagACTACTGCACAGCCTcctctcattcactgactgacacatagACTACTgcacagcctcctctctcattcactgactgacacatgtagactactgcacagcctcctctcattcactgactgacacatagACTACTGCACAGCCTcctctcattcactgactgacacatagACTACTGCACAGCCTcctctcattcactgactgacacatatAGACTACTgcatatcctccctctctcattcactgactgacacatgtagactactgcatatcctccctctctcattcactgactgacacatgtagacccctacatatcctccctctctcattcactgactgacacatgtagactactgcatatcctccctctctcattcactgactgacacatgtagaccactacatatcctccctctctcattcactgactgacacatgtagactactgctcagcctcctctctcattcactgactgacacatcTAGACTACTgcacagcctcctctctcattcactgactgacacatgtagaccactacatatcctccctctctcattcactgactgacacatgtagactactgctcagcctcctctctcattcactgactgacacatgtagactactgctcagcctcctctctcattcactgactgacacatgtagactactgcacagcctcctctctcattcactgactgacacatcTAGACTACTGCacagcctccctctctcattcactgactgacacatgtagactactgcacagcctcctctctcattcactgactgacacatatAGACCACTgcatatcctccctctctcattcactgactgacacatatAGACCACTgcatatcctccctctctcattcactgactgacacatgtagactactgcacagcctcctctctcattcactgactgacacatgtagactactgctcagcctcctctctcattcactgactgacacatgtagaccactacatatcctccctctctcattcactgactgacacatgtagactactgctcagcctcctctctcattcactgactgacacatatAGACCACTacatatcctccctctctcattcactgactgacacatgtagactactgctcagcctcctctctcattcactgactggCACATGTAGACTACTGCCCAGCCTcctctcattcactgactgacacagactactgcacagcctcctctctcattcactgactgacacatgtagactactgcacagcctcctctcattcactgactgacacatgtagactactgcacagcctcctctctcatccattgactgacacatgtagactactgctccgcctcctctctcattcactgactgacacatgtagactactgctccgcctcctctctcattcctgACTGACACATATAGACTACTgcatatcctccctctctcattcctgactgacacatgtagactactgctccgcctcctctctcattcactgactgacacatgtagactactgcacagcctcctctctcatccaCTGCAGGTGCAAGCGGACAGCAGATTGCAGTAGAAAACATCTCCACATCTACAAATACATGTATTATTACTAAACAGTAAGGGCTCTGTGCATGCAGACAGTTACCTGGAGGTCACATGATCATCCAGACACACAGATCAGGAAAAAAGGACAATTGTGAACTTTTCTGAAtgcggaaacacacacacacttgcctcTGTATTCACCGTGCTGAAGGTCTCCTATTGTCCCTCTGAAGGTATACTCAGTTCAAGgccaggtgttcctaatgtttggtatactcagtgtatactgtATACACTTCTTAAGAGCTTACTGACCACAGTGTTTGTGTCTCAGCCAACCTGAAGCTTGACCACAGTGTTTTAGTGTCTCAGCCATCTTGAGGCCTGACCAcagtgtttcagtgtctcagccATCCCGAGGCCTGACCAcagtgtttcagtgtctcagccATCCCGAGGCCTGACCAcagtgtttcagtgtctcagccATCCCGAGGCCTGACCAcagtgtttcagtgtctcagccATCCCGAGGCCTGACCACAGTGTCTCAGCCATCCCGAGGCCTGACCACAGTGTCTCAGCCATCCCGAGGCCTGACCACAGTGTCTCAGCCATCCCGAGGCCTGACCACAGTGTCTCAGCCATCCCGAGGCCTGACCACAGTGTCTCAGCCATCCCGAGGCCTGACCACAGTGTCTCAGCCATCCCGAGGCCTGACCACAGTGTCTCAGCCATCCCGAGGCCTGACCACAGTGCCTCAGCCATCCCGAGGCCTGACCACAGTGCCTCAGCCATCCCGAGGCCTGACCACAGTGTCTCAGCCATCCCGAGGCCTGACCACAGTGTCTCAGCCATCCCGAGGCCTGACCACAGTGTCTCAGCCATCCCGAGGTCTGACCACAGTGTCTCAGCCATCCCGAGGCCTGACCACAGTGTTTCATCTGCTTCTGTAATCCTGACTGCGTCCTTATCGTCAGTCTCTCTCTTGAAGGGAGGCCAAACTTTTTCTAGATCAGATATGTCCTAGTGGAAATGACAGATAAGGAGGGGGGAGGGTGTATTTTGCAGTCCATGGACCGATACCTATCGTTTGGATGTGGCTGATTTGGTCTCTAAGCTTTAATCAGTCCTAGTACAAAGTAAGTTGGAAATAGGTCTTTGCCATATATgtaacagaaacacacacctgggGCTCACATAGGCAGTTATACCACCTCAGACTCAGAACGTGTTGCAGCTGAGGAAACCACTGAGCTAGATACAGCTCCACTCACCCCCACCACAAAAAGGCTTAGAGTCACAGCAACCACACTGAGCCTGACTGTCATATGACTGTCTTCCtgagacgcacagagagagagagaagtgaaaaagTTAACAAACTGTTTCTGTTCAATGTGTGTGAGAAAGTGAGTGCACATAGAGACATACACACTCTCGCACACACGCCTACTTCCATTCACCTTCCTGACATAATCTTTCTACCAGTGAGGGGTGGGTTTTACcgggggtgtttgtgtgtgtgttctcattaATGTCAACCTCTCCCCTGCAGAAGCGATGACCCCATTGTACGACCCTAAACTCTGCTACATTCTGGACGGCTTCCTCCTGCTCTATGGTCTCGTCATCACTGGACTGTTGCTCAGAGAGAAAGTGAGTCCAAGTTTATACACCACTATATGGGTAGATGCAGATTAACCTCTGACTGGATTTACGGGTACCAGTTTTATTAAGACCAGTTATTGTCTCAACATATTtggctgatctctctctgttttgtagTTCTTCAAGTCCAGGGGCAAGATATTGGAGGATGACGATATCTACACTGTGagtagtcgtgtgtgtgtgtgtgtgtgtgtgtgtgtgtggggggggggggggggggttgtgttgaTGATCCTGGAACACTGTCCCTGTGTTTTGTAGGATCTGAAACCTACGGAGGGGAGCGGTTATGGACGAATAAACAGAAAAGATCCAGAGAGTGCAACGGCACGCGATGTAAGTGTGTGTGGATCTATATGTCATGTAGAAGAATGAGATTCGTATTACCCCAATCATGCATCAAAAGCCTGATTCTGTGTACCTTGTTACATTATTCACAGAATCGCAGGAATAATGACGACACGTACACGGTAAGTGCATTACCCAACATGCAGTATCATTTCATGTTAGTTTAGATATTATAACAGATATGGATGTTTCTCATAACTCACTGTTTCCCTCCGCAGTCCCTTAAAAAATCAACAGACGACACGTACAGGGAGATCGCTGTGAAGGACAAGCAGCGCCGCAGGAACAAGAACGACCAGGTGTACCAGGTGTGTAGTTGAAGTTTATTTGTGGGAtgcacaggatacacatggttCACACAGTCCAATGAAACGCTTACTTGCACGTTCCCTATTGACCACGCCCCACCGCTGAAACCAATCAATTAACAAGGCCCGAATACACAAACAACAGCCCTTTCACTATTAGTTTCTCTCTGAGGGGACAGTGGTAGGGAAGTAGATGAGAGGGAAGGAAGTGTGCAGTGAGAGGTTTGGAACAAAGTGGATGAGGCAAGGGTTTAGTCAGAGATTTGGTATCAATCCTAGTTGACTgtgtccccctccatctctctatcagggTTTGAGTGCCGCCACCAAGGATACCTATGACTCTCTCCAGATGCAGCCTCTCCCTCCTCGCTAACAGAAACATCATGGAGGATCACGCCTCGTCCAGCGGTCTCTCCTGTTTGCCTTTCTATCTGCAACCAGTATACTGCTACAGCGTTGTTGTATGCAACAGTTCCATATCCCTCTTCTCAAATCATTTTAAATTAGTGAATAGTTAGTTATTTACCCACCAACATCTAATAATCACTGGTATCTAGAACAGTCCTTGTTGTGTAAAAAGTATGTTTGCAGTTGTG from Oncorhynchus clarkii lewisi isolate Uvic-CL-2024 chromosome 7, UVic_Ocla_1.0, whole genome shotgun sequence includes the following:
- the LOC139412848 gene encoding T-cell surface glycoprotein CD3 zeta chain-like codes for the protein MDPRKWTGGLLVLSTALPYVEAMTPLYDPKLCYILDGFLLLYGLVITGLLLREKFFKSRGKILEDDDIYTDLKPTEGSGYGRINRKDPESATARDNRRNNDDTYTSLKKSTDDTYREIAVKDKQRRRNKNDQVYQGLSAATKDTYDSLQMQPLPPR